Proteins from a single region of Apium graveolens cultivar Ventura chromosome 7, ASM990537v1, whole genome shotgun sequence:
- the LOC141674097 gene encoding uncharacterized protein LOC141674097: MYDDEDLDRGDLSEGRCYRDKATLLLAVRRAHTSTDRTYITTKSNRGRLIVQCRVEGCNWRMRAAFMHDSGYWRINMNREKYKCMFDQLLQDRKKLSARMILRIVKPLVIDTPEIPIKTIIPLINNEHNHIVGYNKAWRGKKIAVEEVYGSWATTYQALPIFLAAIIKINPGTIVEIDVVPQAKERGTSVCKRIFWCLKAMMDGWQHARPVISIDGSFLKGRYRGKLLIAMGVDSKNHHFPLCYGLVDEETYKNWSWFLQRIRRHVCRQKAGVCIISDRATSIISALRDPQNGFAEPLGIHRFCLLHVRSNFCQHHPDGELKKLMRKAGTTTQVSKHDAYMEIIGEIPPPPPWTILPEYPWRGGHFSTTLVFAMVKQPQTCLRVSTAT; this comes from the exons ATGTATGACGATGAAGACCTCGATCGCGGGGATTTAAGTGAAGGAAGGTGTTACCGTGACAAAGCCACCCTCTTGTTGGCAGTGAGGCGTGCACATACTTCTACCGATCGTACATATATAACGACAAAGAGTAACAGAGGACGGCTCATTGTACAGTGTCGGGTGGAGGGCTGTAACTGGAGGATGAGAGCTGCTTTCATGCATGATTCTGGGTACTGGAGGATAAATATGAATAGAGAGAAATACAAATGCATGTTTGATCAGCTATTGCAAGATCGTAAGAAGTTATCTGCAAGGATGATTTTGCGGATCGTGAAACCACTT GTAATAGATACACCAGAAATCCCCATTAAAACCATTATCCCGCTTATCAACAACGAGCATAACCATATAGTGGGGTACAACAAAGCGTGGAGAGGCAAGAAAATAGCCGTTGAGGAAGTCTATGGCAGTTGGGCCACAACATACCAAGCTCTGCCCATATTTTTGGCAGCCATCATCAAGATAAATCCTGGAACCATTGTTGAGATCGATGTCGTGCCTCAAGCTAAGGAACGGGGCACGTCCGTATGCAAGCGAATCTTTTGGTGTTTGAAGGCAATGATGGACGGGTGGCAACATGCGCGTCCTGTGATTTCAATAGACGGATCTTTCTTGAAGGGAAGATATAGGGGAAAGCTGCTTATTGCTATGGGTGTAGATTCCAAAAACCACCATTTTCCTCTTTGTTATGGCTTGGTTGATGAGGAGACGTATAAGAACTGGTCTTGGTTTTTGCAACGTATTCGGAGACATGTTTGTCGCCAAAAGGCCGGCGTGTGCATCATCTCCGATCGTGCAACTAGTATTATCTCTGCACTACGAGACCCTCAAAACGGATTTGCTGAGCCATTGGGAATCCATAGGTTCTGTCTACTCCATGTCAGAAGCAACTTTTGCCAGCATCACCCTGATGGTGAACTAAAAAAATTGATGCGGAAAGCTGGAACAACCACGCAAGTCTCTAAACATGACGCATACATGGAAATAATAGGTGAAATCCCCCCCCCCCCACCCTGGACTATCTTGCCAGAATACCCGTGGAGAGGTGGACACTTTTCCACGACACTGGTGTTCGCTATGGTCAAACAACCACAAACATGCTTGAGGGTTTCAACGGCAACATAA